The genomic interval ttcttcgCTCACAAAAGAAGGAATTTCTCAAGAAGAATTCAAACATGCAGTGAAAGTatggaaacattttaaaatcaaaaacttgGGTGAATGGCATGATTTATACTTAAAACTAGATGTTTTGCTGTTAACTgatatatttgaaaattttagagACTTATGTTTGGAAAAGAGTTATGGACTCGATCCTGTTTGGTATTATACAACGCCGGGGTTAGCTTGGGACTGTATGCTCAAATATACTTCAGTGGAGTTGGAATTATTAACTGATTATgaaatgtatttgttttttgaaaggGGAATTAGAGGAGGTATTTCACAGTGTAGTAACAGGTATTCGCAAGCAAATGAAAATACTCAGATTATCTATATAGATGCTAATAATCTATATGGATGGGCTTTATCTCAGAAATTACCAGAAAAAGACTTTAAATGGTTGACTTgtgatgaaattaaaaatgtcgaCGGTATATTGGTATCAGATAGTGATACGGGTTATGTTTTGGAAGTCGATTTAGCATTTCCAGTAGACTTAGCTAttcataacaaattcaatGATCTTCCTTTAGCCCCGGAAAACAGAATTCCTCCGGGCGGAAAAGTAGAAAAACTACTTTGTCATTTCTATgataagaaaaattatataattcattacgaaacattaaaactttacAAAAGTTTAGGTATTAGAATAACAAAGGTTCACAGAGGTATAAAATTTactcagtcaaatttcatagcaccatatgtaaaatttaatactgAACAAAGACAAAAGgcgaaaaatgattttgaaaaagatttctgGAAATTAATGGTTAATGCCCCATATGGTAAGTCTATGCAATCTGTTAGAAACCAACAAAATATTAGGTTATATTGTgatgaagaaaaattacaaaaagcgATAAACAAACCTAATTTTAAACACAGAACTATATTTAGCAAACACCTGGCAGCAgttcacaattttaaaacaaaagtaTTGTTTAATAAACCAATTTATATTGGGCAAACTGTATTAGATTTATCGAAATTGTTAATGTATAACTTCCATtacaatgtaattaaaaaagaattcaATGAAAACGTAAAACTTCTTTATGGAGACACTGATAGCTTTATATATGAGATTAAAAATGCCGATTTCTatgaatttatgaaaaacaatCCCGACTATTTTGATACATCTGATTATCCAAAGGATCATCCATTATATTCTgataaaaataagaaagtaaTAGGGAAATTCAAAGATGAATTGAATGGTATTAAGATATTAGAATGCATAGGTTTAAGGTCAAAAATGTACAGTTACAGAACCGAAAATTCtgtttcgaaaaaattaaaaggtaTTAAGAAAACAGtattgaaaaaagaaataagttttgaagattacaaaaattgcttGTTTAATCAAAAAGAATACTTCCATAGACAGAAAGTGATCAGGAGTCATAAACATGATATATTTACTGAAGAAGTAAAGAAAAAGTCTCTAAGTTGGAAAGATGATAAAAGATACCTTTTACCTAATTCTACAGATACATTAGCTTATGGACACGTATTAGTATCATCATAGGTACGTTCATGGACATTGTTGAATAaatcgctattttttattagtgttgaagtaataaattaagaaaacaataattacaattacGATAATAAACataagaacaaaaataataatttttaatttattaacttgTTGAATGAGActtgaaaacttctttaggaaTTTTGGATATTCTTCATTGAATATGTTTAAATTCTTGAATATAGTACTTtccatttaatttacaatttttgagttttttcatttattgctCTCATATTTTTAGTATgtctttcaaatattttcagagtTCTTTTCTTTACATCATCGATGTTTGATGGTATTACTACTGTTTTGTTTCTTAATTCTGCTAGTTTCTTAGGATCATAATTATTGTAGTTGTCTAATTTATATTCCAATTcatctattttattattagcgGATTCTAGTTCACAGTCTGTCATAATTAATTGTTCAAGGAATAAATTAGCTGCTTTTCTTGCAATATATTTATCTACAACTTCTTGTTTGAAACCAACTATTTTTGCTCCATCTTCTAATCTGTCTATTTCAGTAATAATAggttttaaatcttttttcc from Tenebrio molitor unplaced genomic scaffold, icTenMoli1.1 SCAFFOLD_162, whole genome shotgun sequence carries:
- the LOC138140719 gene encoding uncharacterized protein, which translates into the protein MYSVISCLHQAKEHVDRLNHYNKPEYINELNFEGINFPVTIQDIPKFESHNKINVTVFSYEEQIFYPLYHNKKRFYEMNIDLLYFGNKDNNHYCWIKNLSRLLNDQLEINRSKKYFCRRCLNYSARTEDALKKHQNVCFSNEPCVPNMPDDNVLKFKNIQRMLRHPYVIYSDFESILKPIPTCEPNPESSYTRKTQFHVPCGYGLYIKSAYNNIDNPLEIYRGEESDKRFIKRITEHTRTIYKLLKENKPIKDIELEEYEKTKICYLCENVFSIENPKVRDHDHYTGKYRGAACRKCNLKYRQPLFIPILFHNLSSYDCHLFIKNLGEDKSQLKLIPNNEEKYISFSKILRMGDNGYIELRFIDSFRFLASSLDNLSSNLESSQLREIIKYFSNNELDVLFRKGKSKIIRKGIYPYEYMDSFEKFSETKLPSIDKFYSSLTKEGISQEEFKHAVKVWKHFKIKNLGEWHDLYLKLDVLLLTDIFENFRDLCLEKSYGLDPVWYYTTPGLAWDCMLKYTSVELELLTDYEMYLFFERGIRGGISQCSNRYSQANENTQIIYIDANNLYGWALSQKLPEKDFKWLTCDEIKNVDGILVSDSDTGYVLEVDLAFPVDLAIHNKFNDLPLAPENRIPPGGKVEKLLCHFYDKKNYIIHYETLKLYKSLGIRITKVHRGIKFTQSNFIAPYVKFNTEQRQKAKNDFEKDFWKLMVNAPYGKSMQSVRNQQNIRLYCDEEKLQKAINKPNFKHRTIFSKHLAAVHNFKTKVLFNKPIYIGQTVLDLSKLLMYNFHYNVIKKEFNENVKLLYGDTDSFIYEIKNADFYEFMKNNPDYFDTSDYPKDHPLYSDKNKKVIGKFKDELNGIKILECIGLRSKMYSYRTENSVSKKLKGIKKTVLKKEISFEDYKNCLFNQKEYFHRQKVIRSHKHDIFTEEVKKKSLSWKDDKRYLLPNSTDTLAYGHVLVSS